In the Oncorhynchus keta strain PuntledgeMale-10-30-2019 chromosome 32, Oket_V2, whole genome shotgun sequence genome, GCAGGGATGCCTGACATGCAAGACAGCTAATTTAGCGCTGTAAACACATGCAATGTGGAAGGGGCTTGCTTCCTCCGTGTGACTCACTGTTATTTACACTAAATATACACTGAGCAACACACAACGCTCAACCCAGCTTCTAGAGAGAATACAATACTCTATAAACCACAGAAGTCAAAAATACCCTTTTAAATCCACCTCAACAGATCGATCATGTGGGTTTAATTCACATTGACAGCGAACATGGAAGAATGTTCCCCAACTGGCTCAGATACAGTATGGCTCAGAGGTGACAATGACTGTGTCACCAATATTAATAGTCACTAGATGCTACTTCGGCAACATGGATAGCTACGGTAGCCCTTGCCTTTCAGAACATGATGGCCCAAACCCCCTTGCCTTTAAGATCATGGCAGCACTCACCTGAGCCTCTCAAACTCCACGTCATCCACCAGGAAGTCCCTGGTCTCCACCAGCTTGTGGATCTGCTGCAGcaactcctcctccctctgccggTCCTCGTTGGATTTGTCTGTGTCTGGAGTCATACAGACAGTCTAGTCATGGAGTGGTCATACAGCAGTCACAGACAGTTCATATAGTAATCATAGATGTTAGGAAACATTAAGCATTGATACAGCTCCAGTTCAAGATTAAGAACCAGGCAAATGAATCTTAGGCTGATGGATCTGTAACCACCAGATGACTGTGCATGGTGTtcctgttataatactgagaaaGTGGCGTGGATAGCATTACCACTGGATCTAACATACCAAATGTGAGATAAACCAGAGAGAGGCTGGGGCTGAAACATTGAAATGATAAGCTGAGATAATGAGGACGCTGTGCTCCAAATCTTCTGCTTGTCTGTCCTGCAAATCTTTTATTATTAGTTTTCTTAGAGCACTAGCTGGACCATAAGCCCTATTGATGCAGATATTTCCTCATTTTCTGGCAAAGCGAGTGTGTGCTCTCTATAATGTGAATTGAACACCTcacctcacacagagagagagtcacctCACATAAAAAATATGCCATCTAGAAACCAAAAGgggttgaagaaccctttttggttccagatagaacccttttggtcACAGGTATAATAACccttttgtgttccatgtagaaccttttccacagagggttctacttggaaaTCAAAacggttatacctggaaccaaaatggcttctacctggaaccaaaaagggttctcttaAGGGAACAGTCAAATAACCTTTTTGGAacactttttttctaagagtagcCTACCTGAAACAGACACCAGCTTCTGAAGTTCTTTTTTCAGCCGTGTGATTTCCTTGCAAAGCTGAATGTCGTCCATCCTGAGGGGAAAAAATGGAGGAATCTATTTCATTCTCAATCATAAACCACATTGATATACTTCAAAGGCAATCTCTCTTCACAGCCATTTAGTATGACCCAGAGGAAGAGAACCCAGGACGAGGTGAGAATCGGATCCTGTCACATATCGACTGTCAATACAGTGGCTGTTCTTCTCCCTGTACTACACTTAGTCTGACACTCAGGAATCAATCCTAATTGCTCTTATTGACAGAACGATTGAAGCCCATACAGAATGCTACAATACAGAGGACGGAGAGATTGTAGTCTTAAAGATACAATGATGCTGGCTCCAGTGTTGAGTGgtctatctgaagacactgtggCTTGCATGTATAACCCCACACTAGGGTTAACACTTAAGGACAGACAGTCactacagtcagacagatcctGCTGGGCAGTAATAAGGGTTGTGACATAGAGGACCTTCTGATGTGATCACCCTTCCCCTGGGACCACAATGTGCCAGACAACCCTGGAGTTGTCCTGTCTACTGAGGCATAACTTTCCTAAAGCTCTCAGCTTCTGCAATGACTCCTCCATTAGAACGTGGTCAATATAACAACAGCGAATTATAGCGATTAAAAAATAATTGCTGCCGACTGAAAAAACTGCCTGACAGGCAGAGCTAGGAGACTGGGAGAGATACTCTAGATGAGTGTAGAGATAATTACTTTTATTTAAAAATACAATTTTGTGACTCCACAAGCGATTTGAACATAGTACATTTAAATGGACAAATACATAGTAGAATGTAACGCTATAGAATTTAAGCGATTTCCCATTTCAGATTGGTAAACATAGACATGATAGCAATAACCATATTAGCCTATCCTACAGACAGAAACCACTTCAGTGGAAATGGCGAACTAAATTAGCTTTCTCCTCTTCCCAGGTGGACTGAAATTATTGTTGCCTGAGGGTTTATTAGCTGAATTAACTCGGATGCCACAGGGCCTCTGAGAATGAGTCACTCCCCATCTATCTGAGCTGCAGCTGCATCATATCTCATTTCACTAATTGACTCAGGTAGGGAGGTTTAAGTAAACAATACTGGTCAGACACTGAGGCCCTGGATAACTGGGCTTTTCCATCAGACAATAAGAGGAAAATGAACTCCTAGATAAACATGCCCCAAGCCCTTTAAACACAGGAAATGTGTTATTATTTTCAAGCCACTTCATAGGAGTGACCAATACAGTACCTGCATCACAGCTTATTTGCATAGATATTGTGTACGTGCTTTAATATGGATTCCCCTTGTATTGCTCTGTCATTGTGTCTGAAGTTGCATCCCGACATTACACGTTCACAATAAAGCACCTCGTGGGGCCTACAGCATCAAAGAATACACACTGAACTGCATACACCTAATGCACTGCATGCAAATGAGAGTTCTCATTTAATTCCATAAGTAAACCATGTCATGTTGTTAGTTTTTAATTTCACTTCCACCTAAGTAGATAAGGAAACAAGCTACTTTACACATCAGAAACCTAACAGTAATTACCTTTCCACATGAACAAAGGTATTATGCTATCACTGTCAGTTTCTCTCTGTTAGAGCTGTGGTCAGCCTTGAAAAGACCTTGAGCGCTGCAGCGACTGGCGTCAATATGCTCCTGTCCCTGGAGATGAAAGGCGAGGAATCACAGATACAGTAAGAAGTGAGAAAAGCTCTCTGTGCCGCTGTGCTCATCTACTTAATGGTGAGCGGAAGTGCGGTTGTTTACCAGGCCAATAGTGATTATTGTTAGTGTAGAGCAGGGTTAGTGTTCAGTAATCACACTGATTCTCACAGAAATCCCATAGGATGTTTTACTTCGAGGGTTTCTTATATGTCAGCTCCAACACAGAAAGTTAAGGTCTTGAGGAGGAACAGTGAGAATGTAGGCTACTGTACGCATCGGTGCACATCTCCCCAGAAACTGGACCTCCCCATACCCAGCATCATTATCTTTTCTCTGaatctctcccctctttcccctgtACATGTCACAGTAATGAAGAAGAAACATTACAGACAAGGGGATCGGACAGAGAGGAGTATAAAACCGTTTGTTCTTAGAACAAAGTCCATGTGCAGTTGAGACAAGTGTACGAGCTGAGCTGGTAGACTAATAGGACAGCAGGCTGCTGTCCTCTACACAGTATTCGCCTTCATGCACAATCGCTCGATGCTGTCATATGTGGAGCGTCACCAAGTCTGAGGGGATCAACCCTAAATGAGCCCTGTGAAAACCTGCTACAGTTCCAACACCAACCCATTCCACAAGGAGCCAGGGCATGGATGTTATGTGTGACTGAAAAGGCCCAACATGTGTATCCTGTTCTTCTACCTCATACTAGAGGGCTTTGATAAATCACCAAAAGAGTCCGAAACTGAGTGTTGGTATGATTGGATAGTTATTTTAAAAAAATGCTCACATGTATCTTAGTTCGGATTCCCTCCGTACTAGAACATCACGTATCCGCTCGATTCTGAAAAGCTCCCCTTCGATGTGATCTATTGTGATGGTGGAGTCCGCCATTGAGACAATGTCTTCCTCTGCTGGAAGGGAAACAAGAAAACAAAGATACACTGTATATaaaaacattgtcagtagaatggcccatactgaagagctcagtgacttacaacgtggcaccgtcataggatgccacttttccaacaagtcagttcgtcaaatttctgccctgctagagctgctccggtcaactgtaagtggttattgtgaagtggaaacgtctaggagcaacaacgcctcagccgcgaagtggtaggccacacaagcttacagaacaGGACCGGCGAGTGCTGAAGCTCATAACGCGCagaaatcgtctgtcctcggttgcagcactcactaccgagttccaaactgcctctggaagcaacgtcagcacaataactgttcgttgggatCTTCATGATATGGGGtttcatggctgagcagccgcacacaagcctaagatcaccatgtgcaatgccaagcatcggctggagtggtgtaaagctcgctgccattggactctggagcagtggaaatgagtTCTTggaagtgatgaatcacgcttcaccatctggtagtctgACGGACAAaactgggtttggcggatgccgggagaacgctacctgctccaatgcatagttccaactgtaaactttggtggaggaggaataatgtgtCTGTGGCTGTTTCTTCATGGTTCAGttaagccccttagttccagtgaagggaaatcttaatgctacagcatacaatgacattatcgatgattctgtgctttcaactttatggcaacagtttgtggaagaccctttcctgtttcagagcgatgtccatacagaaatggtttgttgaggtgtggaagaacttgactggcctacacagagctctgacctcaaccccatcaaacaggCCTAATCAGCCAAAAatcagtgctcgacctcactaatgctcttgtggctgaatggaagcaagacccTGCAacagtgttccaacatctagtggaaagccttcccagaagagtggaggctgttatagcagcaaagggggaccaactccatattaatgagatggaatggaatgagatgttcgaccagcaggtgtccacatacctttggtaaTTTAATGTATTAGCAAGTTATTCTACTGCTACATTGACATAGTACTGGTCATCAGCACAAAAAATGGGAACAAATGACTGCTTATTCTGCTTGCGCCACCTATCCTAACACAACATGATCGTGTCATAGAAgtttcatttgtcacatgcacaagtacagtgaaatgcttaacttgcaAACCCTACCCAACAGTGAAGTATTCAATATCAAAATAGTATAACTAAGAAAAAACTAAAACAAAACATGAGAAAAAATAaataagctatatacagggttagtgcCAGCACCAAATgtacaatgtacagggatactggagtattgaggtagatatgtacatgtaggcagagaTTATGAGAAAGTGACTGGTGACcaggataaataataataataataacaacaacaatagtAAAAAGTATGGCAGCAACATaagtggtgggtgggtgtgtgcatggtggtgagtgtgtgtcttcAGCCTGCCTTAATTACAGCATGTGTGCAACACGCTTCCTGGGTTTCCACCCCCAGTGGGACAGCATGGAGGGAACGTGCCTTTCTGAGTGGCACACTGCCAGGCTGGGCAGAGACTCAGTGGTGCTGAGATTGGGATGGCAGCTCTCGCTAAACAGTTGAATTCAGGATATTGATACATGTCTGAGTTTCATGAACAATGAGAAATaatctcagac is a window encoding:
- the zgc:171844 gene encoding bMERB domain-containing protein 1 isoform X1, translating into MEKERKSSKQYGSLERSKLDGKADKKAEEDIVSMADSTITIDHIEGELFRIERIRDVLVRRESELRYMMDDIQLCKEITRLKKELQKLVSVSDTDKSNEDRQREEELLQQIHKLVETRDFLVDDVEFERLREIEEDKEMADFLQSKFSKTSKKKDVTEDRRMTSKAQQTSSTPFVTKTGLTLLKECCGFTCSVM
- the zgc:171844 gene encoding bMERB domain-containing protein 1 isoform X2, yielding MEKERKSSKQYGSLERSKLDGKADKKEEDIVSMADSTITIDHIEGELFRIERIRDVLVRRESELRYMMDDIQLCKEITRLKKELQKLVSVSDTDKSNEDRQREEELLQQIHKLVETRDFLVDDVEFERLREIEEDKEMADFLQSKFSKTSKKKDVTEDRRMTSKAQQTSSTPFVTKTGLTLLKECCGFTCSVM